CCAGCTAGCAGTCCGCGATTCTTTCCCGCGATAGTTTTCAAAAGTTCGGTCTTGTCAATCATAAAAATCCTGTTTGTATTCAGAAAACCCGCGTCCCTTAAATCTTTCGGCGATCGTATCAACACCGCTTATCGTTGATAAGAGTTCGTTTTGAGGTTCGTCATCGATCCTAGAATTATCCTTGCAATTTTGCACAATCGGTGTAAACTCTATGATGTCTCTCCTCACAATTGTAAAAAACAACGTACAGTCTATGGAGTCTAATCATTCCGAATCAGTCAAAGACAACAACGTTGATGAATCTCCGTCCGTTCAAAACCGCGCCCTCTCTCAGGAGTCGCGTTACGAACCGGCAACGGTGATCCCTTTAAAACGGGGTGCATCTTTGCTCGATTGGTTGGAAGGAAATGGACGATTGCTGCCGCGCGACAAACAAGAAGAGCCGCGATTTATTTCCGAAATCGAAGAAGACGACATTTCCGGACTGATGGACGACGACGATCGCGATTACGACGGGATCGACGATGATGACGACTTCATCGAGGTAGAGGACTAAAGGCAGCCCGTTTAAATAGATAGAGTTATTTTAAATTTCCGTCTAGCTGTCCTGAAATAGCAGCAATCGTGCGTACAAATTAGGCAAAACGCTTAAACCTAAGAGTTAGGGGTGTGAGTGAGTGGTAGAAGCAAAATTTAATTCGTGGACGGGCATTCCTAGGCTAACAGGAACCTTACTGTTAGTCGGTTTGGCGAGTCTGTTGTATCTGTTTGTTCTGGCTGTTGACGGGACTGGAACTTCGGAAGTTTCCTTAAGCCTGCCTTTTATCGCCTGTGCGATCGCATCTGGGCTGGTGGGCTACGGAACGATTCCCGTCTTACAAAAGTTAAAAACCGGGCAGTTCGTGCGCGAAGACGGTCCGAAAGCACACTTAAAAAAGGCAGGAACGCCGACGATGGGCGGAGTATTCTTCCTCCCCATTGCTGTGGTTGCTGCGTTGTGCTGGTCTCGCTTCGATCTTAACGTCTGTGCGGTTTCCATTGTGACGTTAGCTTACATGGGGATCGGCTTGCTCGACGATTGGCAAGTCTTACGCCTGAAATCAAATAAGGGCATCTCTCCCCGGATGAAACTGATCTTACAAATCGCGATCGCGGTACTGTTTTGTCTGTGGGCGGTTACAACTCAACCGGCGAGTATTACAACGATCGCTTTACCGTTAGGGTTTATGCTGCCCTTGGGTTGGCTATTTTGGGCGATTGCCGGTTTTGCCGTCGTCGCTGAGAGTAACAGTAGCAATATTACCGATGGTGTGGATGGATTGGCTGGCGGCGTAAGCGCAATTGGGTTTCTCGGTTTAGCCGCGATCGTCGCTCCGACCTCGCCCGCCTTAATGTTATTCTGTGCTTGTATGGCTGGTGGCTGTCTCGGCTTTGTCGCCCACAACCGCAACCCAGCTAAAGTTTTTATGGGAGATACGGGATCCCTCGCGATCGGCGGTGCAATGGCTGCCGTTGGCATCGTTTCCCACAATCTCTGGAGTTTATTTATCATCAGTGGCATCTTTTTTGTGGAATCGCTTTCCGTTATCGCCCAAGTTAGCTATTACAAAGCAACAAAAGGACCCGATGGCAAAGGGAAGCGTTTATTGAAAATGGCTCCTTTACACCACCACCTCGAACTTTCGGGATGGACGG
The window above is part of the Oscillatoria sp. FACHB-1406 genome. Proteins encoded here:
- a CDS encoding DUF3134 domain-containing protein, translating into MESNHSESVKDNNVDESPSVQNRALSQESRYEPATVIPLKRGASLLDWLEGNGRLLPRDKQEEPRFISEIEEDDISGLMDDDDRDYDGIDDDDDFIEVED
- the mraY gene encoding phospho-N-acetylmuramoyl-pentapeptide-transferase: MVEAKFNSWTGIPRLTGTLLLVGLASLLYLFVLAVDGTGTSEVSLSLPFIACAIASGLVGYGTIPVLQKLKTGQFVREDGPKAHLKKAGTPTMGGVFFLPIAVVAALCWSRFDLNVCAVSIVTLAYMGIGLLDDWQVLRLKSNKGISPRMKLILQIAIAVLFCLWAVTTQPASITTIALPLGFMLPLGWLFWAIAGFAVVAESNSSNITDGVDGLAGGVSAIGFLGLAAIVAPTSPALMLFCACMAGGCLGFVAHNRNPAKVFMGDTGSLAIGGAMAAVGIVSHNLWSLFIISGIFFVESLSVIAQVSYYKATKGPDGKGKRLLKMAPLHHHLELSGWTETQIVGAFYLVEFGLVILALVLK